A genomic region of Arachis stenosperma cultivar V10309 chromosome 9, arast.V10309.gnm1.PFL2, whole genome shotgun sequence contains the following coding sequences:
- the LOC130950995 gene encoding probable histone H2B.3 codes for MAKGEKKPAEKKPAEKAPAEKTKAEKKIPKDASSGEKKKKKKAKSVETYKIYIFKVLKQVHPDIGISSKAMGIMNSFINDIFEKLAQESSRLARYNKKPTITSREIQTAVRLVLPGELAKHAVSEGTKAVTKFTSS; via the coding sequence ATGGCAAAGGGCGAAAAGAAACCGGCGGAGAAGAAGCCAGCGGAGAAGGCACCGGCGGAGAAAACCAAGGCGGAGAAGAAGATCCCGAAGGACGCGTCCTCCGgcgagaagaagaagaagaagaaggcgaAGAGCGTTGAGACCTACAAGATCTACATTTTCAAGGTTCTGAAGCAAGTTCATCCTGACATCGGAATCTCTAGCAAGGCCATGGGGATTATGAACAGCTTCATCAACGACATTTTCGAGAAGCTCGCTCAGGAATCTTCTAGACTCGCGAGGTATAACAAGAAACCAACCATTACGTCGAGGGAGATTCAAACCGCTGTGAGACTCGTGCTTCCTGGTGAGCTTGCCAAGCATGCGGTTTCGGAAGGGACTAAAGCTGTTACTAAGTTTACAAGTTCTTGA